The segment GTAATTCACCGTCGAATAGTCGATCCGCACGGTGACATCACCCGCCATCAGATCGTCCGCGTCAAAATCCACGACCGCAGCGTGATCGGCGGCTGTCGCAAGCAAAGCTTTGAATTGCATTCCCGTCTCCTTAATCTGCGGCAGCATAGCGCGGCGCGGGCGTGATGTTGCCCACATCTTGTAACAGCGCGATGCGCGCGCCCTCGAACGCGGTCCAGCGATCCAGATCATGCAGATGCGGGATGCTCACCGCCTCGCGCGCGTCAAACCCGGCCAGCGCGGCATCGACCAGATCATCCACCGCCATCATCGGCGGCAAATGCGCGGGATCAGCACCCGCCCAGATATCGGTGCGCGTCGCCGCAGGCAGCACGGCCTGCACATAAACGCCACTGCCTTGCAGACTGACCTGCAGCGCCTGCGAAAACGACAGCACAAAACCTTTGGTCGCGCCATAAACCGCCATGCCAAATTCCGGCGACATCCCGACGACCGAGCCGATATTGATCACCGCCCCCTGCCCCGCTGCCTTTAGCCGTGGCAAGATCGCATGGGTCAGCCGCATCAGGCTGATCGTGTTCAGATTGACCAGATCGGTTGCGACATCAATGTCTTGGTCGGTGAAGGCGCCCGCAATGCTGGCGCCCGCGTTATTCACCAAAATGCCGATCTGCGCGTCTTGGCGCAGCTTTGCCTCGACCGCGATCTGCCCCTCGGGCACGGCCAGGTCGGCGACCAACACCTCGACCGCGACACCGGCCTCTGCCCGCAACCGCGCCGCCAGATCCGCCAGTTTCCCCGCAGATCGCGCCACCAGCACCAGATCATGGCCGCGATGGGCAAAGCGATCCGCATAGGTCGCCCCAATACCGCTCGAGGCTCCGGTAATCAAAACTTTAGGCAAGCTCATGTTCATCTCACGCCTTGTGATTATCCATTATAGATTATGATCGTAATCAATAATGTCAACCACGGCGCGATTATTCCTCCAGCAGCGCCGCGATATTCTGCGCAAGGATCTGATCGGACAAAGCCCCCTGCCCCGCCGCGCGCGCCAGCACCAGCGCGCCGACCATCTGCGCCAAAACGGCGGCGGCGCGGGCTGGATCACCCAGCACTGCGGTCAAACCGTCCAAGTAATCCTGAACGCCGGCCTCTGCCGCCGCCTGCAACCCCGCACCGTGCCGCCCCGATTCCGCCGCCAGCGCCGCTAATGCGCAGCCCTCGCCCGGCGCATCGCGATGGGCTGGTGACAGATACATCCGCACGATCTGCGCAAACCGCGCGGGGTCATCGGGCGCGGCGGCAGCCAACCGCGCCCGGCTCTGCGCCACCGCCGCGCCCATCGCCTCGGCGATCAGCTCTTCCTTTGCGGTGAACTGCTTATAGAACCCGCCATGGGTCATCCCCGCCGCCTGCATCAGACTGCTGACGCCAACGCCGTCAAAGCCCTTTTCACGAAACAGCTTTGCCGCCGTTTCCACCACATGCTGCCTGTTTTCTGCCGCCTTCTCGCGTGAGACTTTCATGCCGCCCCCTTAGCGCCCATTCATCATCTATAATAGGCGCGCGCGATTCAGATTTACAGGCTCAATATGCGTGTATATGCACGCTTCATGTCTGATTGTCATTGCACCACCCTGCGCGCCGCGACACGCCGTATCGGCGCACTCTATGATGGGGCGCTTGCGCCCTTTGGCGTCAGCGGCG is part of the Ketogulonicigenium vulgare WSH-001 genome and harbors:
- a CDS encoding SDR family NAD(P)-dependent oxidoreductase, whose protein sequence is MNMSLPKVLITGASSGIGATYADRFAHRGHDLVLVARSAGKLADLAARLRAEAGVAVEVLVADLAVPEGQIAVEAKLRQDAQIGILVNNAGASIAGAFTDQDIDVATDLVNLNTISLMRLTHAILPRLKAAGQGAVINIGSVVGMSPEFGMAVYGATKGFVLSFSQALQVSLQGSGVYVQAVLPAATRTDIWAGADPAHLPPMMAVDDLVDAALAGFDAREAVSIPHLHDLDRWTAFEGARIALLQDVGNITPAPRYAAAD
- a CDS encoding TetR/AcrR family transcriptional regulator, which codes for MKVSREKAAENRQHVVETAAKLFREKGFDGVGVSSLMQAAGMTHGGFYKQFTAKEELIAEAMGAAVAQSRARLAAAAPDDPARFAQIVRMYLSPAHRDAPGEGCALAALAAESGRHGAGLQAAAEAGVQDYLDGLTAVLGDPARAAAVLAQMVGALVLARAAGQGALSDQILAQNIAALLEE